GCTGGTCCTCACCTGCACCGGCGTGTCGTTCGCGCACGGGTCGAACGACGGGCAGAAAGGGATGGGCCTCATCATGCTGATCCTGATCGGCACGGTGCCGACCGCCTACGCGCTGAACAAGGCCGTCACGCCCGCCGAATCGCAGACTTTCGTGGCGGTCGCGAACCAGGCGGCCGCGACGTTCGGGAAGTACACGAACGGCGTCGCGCCGTCCGCGAACCCGCGCGCCGATGTCGAACACTACGTGCAGCATCGTGAACTGACGCCCGCCGTGCTGCCGGCCGTCGCGCAATTGTCCACGTCGCTCGCGACCGCCGTCGGCGCGTCGGGCTCGATGGCGGCCGTACCGCAGCACGACGTCGACAACGTGCGCAACACGATGTATCTGGTCTCCGAAGCCATTCGTCTGATGGAGAAGTCGGGCCAGCCCGCATTCGCCACCGATGACAAGCTCGCGATCGACAACTATCGCAAGCAGCTCGACCACGCGACCAAGTTCATTCCGACGTGGGTGAAGGTGGCCGTCGCGATCGCGCTGGGCCTCGGCACGATGGTCGGCTGGAAGCGGATCGTCGTGACCGTCGGCGAAAAAATCGGCAAGCAGCACCTGACGTACGGACAGGGCGCATCGGCCGAACTCGTCGCGATGCTGACGATCGGCGCCGCCGACATGTACGGGCTGCCCGTGTCGACGACGCACGTGCTGTCGTCGGGCGTCGCGGGCACGATGGCGGCGAACGGCTCCGGGCTGCAATGGAGCACCGTGCGCAGCCTCGTCCTCGCATGGGTGCTGACGCTGCCGGCGTCGATCGCGCTGGCAGCAGGGCTTTACTGGTTGTTCCGGTCGCTGGCCTGATCGTG
This is a stretch of genomic DNA from Burkholderia cenocepacia. It encodes these proteins:
- a CDS encoding inorganic phosphate transporter, whose amino-acid sequence is MNQPASSAPNNPGSVARTRQVGYAAFLLVLVLGAVYIATHLVADLAPVREGTLFPYLLLGAALLIALGFEFVNGFHDTANAVATVIYTHSLTPNVAVIWSGMWNFLGVMVSSGAVAFGILQLLPVELILQVGSGSGFAMVFALLIAAIVWNLATWYFGLPSSSSHTLIGSIIGVGLMNQLMHGPSGTSGVDWGQALGVGKSLLLSPIVGFLCASLLLLALKALVRIPELYKEPPKDQPPPFWIRCLLVLTCTGVSFAHGSNDGQKGMGLIMLILIGTVPTAYALNKAVTPAESQTFVAVANQAAATFGKYTNGVAPSANPRADVEHYVQHRELTPAVLPAVAQLSTSLATAVGASGSMAAVPQHDVDNVRNTMYLVSEAIRLMEKSGQPAFATDDKLAIDNYRKQLDHATKFIPTWVKVAVAIALGLGTMVGWKRIVVTVGEKIGKQHLTYGQGASAELVAMLTIGAADMYGLPVSTTHVLSSGVAGTMAANGSGLQWSTVRSLVLAWVLTLPASIALAAGLYWLFRSLA